The Bradyrhizobium guangxiense genomic sequence CGATCTGCTGGAGTATGCGCCGGTCGCCAAGCAGAATCTCGCGGCCGGTACGATGTCAGTCGCCGAGATGTGCAAGGCAATCGTCGAGCTTAGCGACAACACCTGCGCCAACCTGCTGCTGGCGCGGGTCGGCGGGCCGGCTGCCCTCACGGCATTCTGGCGGTCGCTTGGCGACAGCACCTCGCGGCTCGATCATAATGAGCCCGAACTCAACCGCTCACCGCCTGGCAATCCCCAGGACACCACGACGCCGGCAGCGATGGCGGGCAATTTGCGGCGCCTGGTGGTGGGCGAAGCCCTGTCGCCGGGCTCACGTGCCCTGCTCACGGATTGGATGGTGAACTGCAAGACCGGCGCAAACAGGCTGCGCGGCGGCCTGCCCGCGGGCTGGACCATCGGCGACAAGACCGGCTTCAATGGCAAGGACGCGGCGGGGGACATCGTCGTCGCCTGGCCGAAGCCCGACACGCCGATCCTGATCACGACCTATGTCCAGGGCGGCGCGCCGACCGCGGCGCAGATCGAAGCCGTGTTCGCGCGCATTGGGCGGATGGTGGCGGAGCGGCTGGCATAAGCCGCGCGCATTGACGTCGCAGTCGCTTCCGGTTCAAGACAGGCCATCATGGAAGCGAAGTTCCAGACCTTTCTCATCCTGCTCGCCGTCCTGGCAGGCGTGGCGCTGGCCGCGCGCCGCTTCAACATCGCCCCTGCCATCCTGCTGATGCTGGCCGGCGTCGGCCTCGCCTTCGTGCCGGGCATGCCCGCGGTGGAGCTGCCGCCGGAACTGGTTCTGCTGATGGTGCTGCCGCCGCTGATCTACTCGGCGAGCGTCGCCATGAGCTGGCGCGAGTTCAAGAACAATCTGCGCCCGATCGTGCTGCTCGCGGTCGGCGCCGTGATCTTCACGGCAGCGATGGTGGCGGCCGCCACACACTACATGATCGGCCTGCCCTGGACCATCGGCTTCCTGCTTGGGGCCATCGTCGCACCGCCCGACGTGGTTGCGCCGCTCGCGATCGCGCGCCGGCTCAACATGCCGCGGCGGCTCCTCGTCATCCTCGAGGGCGAAGGACTCGCCAATGATGCCACGGCGCTGATCCTCTACCGCTTCGCGCTCGCCGCCATCATGGTCGGGCATTTCTCGTTGCCGCTCGCGGCCGGCGAGTTCCTCCTCATCGTCGCCAGCGAGATCGCCTTCGGCATCGGCGTCGGCTGGCTCTCCCTTCGCTTCCGCAAATGGTCCGGTGATCCGCAGGTCGAGCTGACGCTGTCGCTGATCACGCCCTACGTCTCCTACTGGCTGCCTGAGCATCTCGGCGGCTCCGGCGTGATCGCGACCGTCGCCTGCGGGCTCTATGTCAGCTGGAACGGCCCGCTGCTGATCTCGTCGGCCACGCGGCTGCAAGGCATCTTTTTCTGGGACCTCGTGATCTACCTGATCGAGGGCGTGCTGTTCCTGCTCACCGGCTTCCAGATGCGCGCGCTCTACGAGAAGTCGAAGGCGTTCCCGCTCGACGACATCCTGATCGCGACCGCCGTGGTCCTGGTGATCGTGGTGATCGCGCGCTTCGCCTGGCTCTATCCCGCAACCTATCTGCCGCGAATGCTCAGCAAGTCGCTGCGCGCGCGCGATCCGTCGCCGCCATGGCAATGGCCGTTCGTGCTCGCCTTTACCGGTGTGCGCGGCGCGGTGTCGCTCGCGGCCGCGCTGGCGCTGCCGTTCACGCTGCCGGACGGCGAAGCGTTTCCGTATCGCGACCTGATCCTGTTCGTGGCCTTCGGCGTCATCTTCGTCACGCTGATCGGCGTCGGCCTCACGCTGCCGCCGGTGGTGCGCTGGCTTGGGGTCGCGGAGGCCGGCCGCAACGAACATGTCGCCGAGCACGAGGCCGAGATTGCCGCCCGCCGCCAGGCCCTCGACGCCGCGCTGAAGTCGCTCGATGCAATGACCGCGGAGCAGGAAATCTCCGACGAGGTGATGCGGCTTCTGCGCGCGCGTCACGACATCCGCGTCAACCAGCTGCCGGATTCACTCGATCCCACCCACCACAACGTCTCCGCCGCGGGCACCGCGCTGACCCGCAACCTGATCACCGCCGAACGAAAATTCATCCACGACCTCCTGCGCGACGGCCAGATCACCGACGAGACGCGGCGGCGGATCGAGCGCGACCTCGATCTGGAAGAGGCGAGCTTGGCGAATCGGGAGTATCGGGGCGCGCCGCTATAGCGGCTTCGTCATTGCGGGCGCGACCGATCGCCTGTCGCAAAACTCTCCCATCGCCGCGGCGACAGCACCCGCAATCAGCTCCTGCCGCTCCGGCGAGTTCATCTCCATCTCCTCGTCGCGATTGATGATTGAGCCGGCCTCCAGCAGAACGGCCGCGCTTCTCGTTCGCGACAGCACCACGAGCCCGTCATAGCGATAGACGCCGAAATCCTTGTCGAGCAGCTGGCGCCGGTAGCGCCCCATCACCGGCAGCGTGTACTGGCTGGCATAGCGCAGGCCCTGCTCCTTCAATTGCCGGCCGATCATCCGGGCCAGCTTCAGGCTGGTGGCGAAGTGCGGATTGCGTTCGGAGACGAACAGCGAATGGCCCGAAAAGCGGTCACTGAAGTAGCTGTTTGCGCCGTCGAACTCCCAGGCCTCGAGCAGCTTGTCGGGCACCGAATCATGGTGCACCGACAGCAGGAGATCAGCCCGGGCGTCATTGGCGACGCCGACCCGCTTGAACAGGCTCGGCCTCGCCTTGCCGTCCGTGACGAGCAGGCGGGTTGCGGCAAAGCCCTCGGCCTTCAGTTTCGCCGTGATCAGGCGCGCAAGCCGGAAGTTGAAGCCGAACTCGGGGTCGTTGCGCGCGCTGAGCGCGCCATAGGAGTCCGGCGTATGCCCGACATCCACGACGATCCGGAATTTCGGCGCCTCGCATCTGGCCGGTGTCTGCGGCTGGTTCGGTTTGGCCTTCGCGACCGTTCGCACCGCAGCGGCCTCGCTGCGGCCGGCAGGCACGAGCGATGATAGCAGGATGGACGCAAGGACCCCGACTGCGATGCTCCACGCCCACGACAAGCCGCTACCCCGCTGACCAGAAGCGCCCCAACGGTACGCTCACACCTATTCCGGGCTGACTTCGCTCAGGAATTCGTTGTCCGCGGCGCAGCATGGCTGGTCCCAGGGGACGGATGCAGAGCTTGATAGACTGACGCGAGGCGATGAGGGGGTCAACGGATCCGATACGGAACCCCCTGTTCTCCGAATGGAGCCGGGAATTTTGCGCAAGAGTGTTGCCGTCCGGTGACTGACAAGCAGGCAGCCTGCCTTTATTTTATGACGCAGATCATGGCTCGGGGTTACCTTTTTTTCTAGGGGAATTCTCATGAAGCGTTCAATTCTCACGGCCATCGCTGCCTCCCTTCTGTTCACCACGGCAGCCTCTGCTGCCGATCTCGCCGCACGACCCTATACGAAGGCTCCACCCCCTGTGGTTGCAGTCTACGACTGGACCGGCTTCTACATCGGCGGGCATCTGGGCGGCGCCTGGACCAACGAGCAATGGATCAACACCGCGAACACAACAGCGTTCGGCGACCTCTCCCCCGGCCAAGGTTTCTCCCAGCGCGGATCCGGCGTGTTCGGCGGCGGCCAGATTGGCTACAACTGGCAGGTCAATAATTTCGTGCTCGGCCTGGAAGGCACGATCTCCGGCATGGGCAACAAGGGCACCGTCGTCAACACTGTGTTCGGCGCCGGCCTCGATGACGTCTTCAGCTGGCGGACCGACTGGATGGCGACCGTGGTCGGCCGCGCCGGCGTCGCATTCAACAACAATCTGTTCTACGTGAAGGGCGGTTATGCTGGCGTGAACAACAAGTTGTCGGTCTCCGATACGGTCGGCGCCACCGGTTCCGGCTCCCAGACCACCTGGCACAATGGCTGGACCGTCGGCGCGGGCTGGGAATACGGCATCACGCGCAACTGGATCGTCGGCGTCGAGTACGATTACGCCGCCTTCCAAACCAAGAGCTATCAGCTTGCCGGCGCTGCCGCGCCCGCGGTCTATACGTTCGACGTGAAGCCGAAGGACATCCAGTCGGTAGTGGCGCGGCTGAGCTACAAATTCGGCGGCCCGGTCGTCGCCAAGTACTGACCCAAGGTTACAGGATCAACCGGCTTTTTCTGCTTGCTAAGACAAAGGCCCCGACATCGTCGGGGCCTTTTGCTTGACCAACGTCAGACCCACCAGCCCAAGGCGCGACGAGATTTAGATGCATCGTCATCGCGCTTTAGGTTGTTGCTTGCGCATGATCATTCCGGAAAACCGCTTCGCACGTTTCCGGATCATGCTTTAAACCGGCCTCTCCCCCTTCACCGTCACGCGCGTGCCCGAGCGCGTATGCGGCCAGTAATCCCACATCGCGCGGTGCTGGGTGCAGCGATTGTCCCAGAACGCGATGGCGTTCTCGGTCCAGCGAAAGCGGCATTGGAACAGCGGGTTCTCGGCG encodes the following:
- the bla gene encoding class A beta-lactamase, whose amino-acid sequence is MPLDRRSLLASLCWMAASPVVAAEAPPELEAYERESGGRVGVHAENLATGKKLGWRADERFVMCSTFKASLAACVLARVDRGEEQLAAVIPYGKADLLEYAPVAKQNLAAGTMSVAEMCKAIVELSDNTCANLLLARVGGPAALTAFWRSLGDSTSRLDHNEPELNRSPPGNPQDTTTPAAMAGNLRRLVVGEALSPGSRALLTDWMVNCKTGANRLRGGLPAGWTIGDKTGFNGKDAAGDIVVAWPKPDTPILITTYVQGGAPTAAQIEAVFARIGRMVAERLA
- a CDS encoding Na+/H+ antiporter; amino-acid sequence: MEAKFQTFLILLAVLAGVALAARRFNIAPAILLMLAGVGLAFVPGMPAVELPPELVLLMVLPPLIYSASVAMSWREFKNNLRPIVLLAVGAVIFTAAMVAAATHYMIGLPWTIGFLLGAIVAPPDVVAPLAIARRLNMPRRLLVILEGEGLANDATALILYRFALAAIMVGHFSLPLAAGEFLLIVASEIAFGIGVGWLSLRFRKWSGDPQVELTLSLITPYVSYWLPEHLGGSGVIATVACGLYVSWNGPLLISSATRLQGIFFWDLVIYLIEGVLFLLTGFQMRALYEKSKAFPLDDILIATAVVLVIVVIARFAWLYPATYLPRMLSKSLRARDPSPPWQWPFVLAFTGVRGAVSLAAALALPFTLPDGEAFPYRDLILFVAFGVIFVTLIGVGLTLPPVVRWLGVAEAGRNEHVAEHEAEIAARRQALDAALKSLDAMTAEQEISDEVMRLLRARHDIRVNQLPDSLDPTHHNVSAAGTALTRNLITAERKFIHDLLRDGQITDETRRRIERDLDLEEASLANREYRGAPL
- a CDS encoding N-acetylmuramoyl-L-alanine amidase, translated to MRTVAKAKPNQPQTPARCEAPKFRIVVDVGHTPDSYGALSARNDPEFGFNFRLARLITAKLKAEGFAATRLLVTDGKARPSLFKRVGVANDARADLLLSVHHDSVPDKLLEAWEFDGANSYFSDRFSGHSLFVSERNPHFATSLKLARMIGRQLKEQGLRYASQYTLPVMGRYRRQLLDKDFGVYRYDGLVVLSRTRSAAVLLEAGSIINRDEEMEMNSPERQELIAGAVAAAMGEFCDRRSVAPAMTKPL
- a CDS encoding outer membrane protein, coding for MKRSILTAIAASLLFTTAASAADLAARPYTKAPPPVVAVYDWTGFYIGGHLGGAWTNEQWINTANTTAFGDLSPGQGFSQRGSGVFGGGQIGYNWQVNNFVLGLEGTISGMGNKGTVVNTVFGAGLDDVFSWRTDWMATVVGRAGVAFNNNLFYVKGGYAGVNNKLSVSDTVGATGSGSQTTWHNGWTVGAGWEYGITRNWIVGVEYDYAAFQTKSYQLAGAAAPAVYTFDVKPKDIQSVVARLSYKFGGPVVAKY